Proteins encoded by one window of Canis lupus dingo isolate Sandy chromosome 22, ASM325472v2, whole genome shotgun sequence:
- the LOC112655756 gene encoding 60S ribosomal protein L27a-like, translating to MLIHLGCQHPSRLRMTWKFGGHVSHGHGPINKHWKHPGGLGDAGGRHHHRINLDRYHPAYFGKVDMRPYHSKSFCPTVNLDKLWTLVSKQTRVNAAKNKTRPAPILDVVQLGYYKVLGKGKLPKKPVIMKVKFFSRQAEEKN from the coding sequence ATGCTCATTCATCTGGGCTGCCAACATCCATCCAGACTGAGGATGACCTGGAAATTTGGTGGTCATGTGAGCCATGGTCATGGCCCCATCAACAAACACTGGAAGCACCCAGGAGGCCTGGGTGATGCTGGTGGCAGGCATCACCACAGGATCAACCTGGACAGATATCACCCAGCTTACTTTGGAAAAGTTGATATGAGACCTTACCACTCAAAGAGTTTCTGCCCAACTGTCAACCTTGATAAACTGTGGACTTTAGTAAGTAAGCAGACACGGGTCAATGCTGCCAAAAACAAGACTAGACCTGCTCCTATCCTTGATGTGGTGCAATTGGGGTACTACAAAGTTTTGGGAAAAGGAAAGCTCCCAAAAAAGCCTGTCATCATGAAGGTCAAATTCTTCAGTAGACAGGCtgaggaaaaaaattga